A single genomic interval of Bacillus smithii harbors:
- a CDS encoding AMP-binding protein, translating to MAELLRKTVGQLLEEKVHDFPDHEALVYADRNLRWTYSELNEECNLVAKGLMALGVEKGDHLAVWTTNTPEWVALQFATGKMGGVLVTVNTNYRTMELEYLLRQSDAKTLILIEGYRGISYVDTIYEICPELRHSQPGELQSKRLPLLKNVIVLSEKPYSGMYNWSQLIEKGKRISDQELKARSRSLHPDDVINMQYTSGTTGFPKGVMLTHYNLVNNARNIAECMKLTKDDRLCIPVPFFHCFGCVIGTLASVSVGATMVPVQEFDPEAVLQTVEKEKCTALHGVPTMFISELNHPNFSKYNLTTLRTGVMAGSNCPMEVMKAVMEKMGMKDITICYGQTESSPVITQSRTDDPVSLRVETVGKALPHVEVKIVEPGSNRVLPPNTQGELCTRGYHVMKGYYKNPEATKEVIDEDHWLHTGDLAVMDENGYVRITGRLKDMIIRGGENIYPREIEEFLYQHPKILDVQVVGVPDEKFGEEVGAWIILKEGETADAEEIRAFCKGKISRHKVPKYVFFTDEYPMTASGKIQKFKLRERYLEDIKGR from the coding sequence ATGGCCGAATTACTACGTAAAACGGTTGGGCAGTTGTTGGAGGAAAAGGTGCATGATTTTCCGGATCACGAGGCATTAGTATATGCCGACCGCAATCTTAGATGGACCTACAGTGAATTGAACGAAGAGTGCAATTTGGTCGCGAAAGGCTTAATGGCGCTAGGGGTGGAAAAGGGAGATCATTTGGCTGTCTGGACCACCAATACCCCAGAATGGGTTGCGCTCCAGTTCGCCACCGGGAAAATGGGCGGCGTTTTAGTTACGGTTAATACGAATTATCGAACCATGGAACTGGAATACTTGCTGAGGCAATCCGATGCCAAGACTTTAATCTTAATAGAAGGATACAGGGGAATTTCTTATGTGGATACGATTTATGAAATATGCCCTGAGCTTCGCCATTCCCAGCCTGGAGAACTGCAATCGAAAAGACTGCCGCTCTTAAAAAATGTGATTGTTTTAAGCGAAAAACCATATAGTGGAATGTACAATTGGTCTCAATTGATAGAAAAGGGAAAAAGGATCAGTGATCAAGAACTGAAAGCACGGTCTCGATCTCTTCATCCTGATGACGTCATTAATATGCAATACACTTCGGGAACGACCGGATTTCCGAAAGGGGTTATGTTAACTCATTATAATCTCGTCAACAACGCCCGCAATATCGCTGAATGCATGAAGCTTACGAAAGATGACCGTTTATGCATTCCTGTTCCTTTTTTCCATTGCTTCGGCTGCGTGATCGGTACACTTGCCTCTGTAAGTGTCGGAGCGACGATGGTTCCGGTTCAGGAATTTGACCCTGAGGCTGTCCTGCAAACGGTAGAAAAAGAAAAATGCACAGCCCTTCATGGCGTTCCGACGATGTTTATTTCAGAATTGAATCACCCGAACTTCTCAAAATACAATTTAACGACTTTAAGGACGGGTGTGATGGCGGGTTCTAATTGCCCGATGGAAGTGATGAAGGCAGTCATGGAAAAAATGGGGATGAAGGATATTACCATATGCTACGGACAGACGGAATCTTCGCCTGTCATCACTCAAAGCCGCACGGACGACCCGGTTTCGTTGCGGGTGGAAACAGTAGGAAAAGCGTTGCCTCATGTCGAAGTAAAAATTGTGGAACCAGGCAGCAACCGCGTGCTGCCGCCGAACACACAAGGGGAACTCTGTACAAGAGGCTATCATGTGATGAAAGGCTATTATAAAAATCCGGAGGCAACAAAAGAAGTAATAGATGAAGATCACTGGCTCCATACAGGCGATTTGGCGGTAATGGATGAAAATGGCTATGTACGGATTACCGGTCGCCTAAAAGATATGATTATCCGCGGCGGGGAAAATATTTATCCAAGAGAAATCGAGGAATTTCTTTATCAACACCCGAAAATTTTAGATGTGCAAGTAGTGGGAGTGCCGGATGAGAAATTCGGGGAAGAAGTAGGCGCATGGATTATTTTGAAAGAAGGAGAAACAGCCGATGCCGAGGAAATACGAGCGTTCTGCAAAGGAAAGATATCACGGCACAAAGTTCCAAAATACGTTTTCTTTACAGATGAATATCCGATGACTGCTTCGGGAAAAATTCAAAAATTTAAACTTCGGGAAAGGTATTTAGAGGATATAAAGGGGAGATAA
- a CDS encoding acyl-CoA dehydrogenase: MNFELTKEQQMIREMVSDFAEKEIKPYARELDQKAEFPYETFKKMGELGLLGIPFPEKYGGSGGDTISYCIAVEEIGKACGGTGLSYAAAISLGASPIYYFGTEEQKKQWLVPMAKGETLGSFGLTEPNAGSDAGGTRTTAILDGNEYVINGEKCWITNAGFARQVIVTAVTGRRDNGRPIVSAIIVPTNTPGVQISCDYEKMGVRASNTCQIVLDNVLVPKENLLGDPEKGFSQFLYTLDGGRISIAALSVGIAQAAFEKALRYAKERYQFGQPISKFQAIQFKLADMAMEIELARNQVYKAAWLKDQGKPFSKEAAIAKLFASEIGFRVCNQAIQIHGGYGYMREYDVERHLRDIKLMEIGEGTSEIQRLVIARQLGC; the protein is encoded by the coding sequence ATGAATTTTGAGTTGACAAAAGAACAGCAAATGATCCGTGAAATGGTCAGTGATTTTGCTGAAAAGGAAATCAAACCTTATGCTAGAGAACTTGATCAAAAAGCGGAATTTCCATATGAAACGTTTAAAAAAATGGGCGAACTTGGCCTGCTTGGTATTCCGTTTCCGGAAAAATATGGGGGATCGGGAGGGGATACGATTTCCTACTGTATTGCTGTAGAGGAAATCGGCAAAGCGTGTGGGGGGACAGGTCTCAGTTATGCCGCCGCTATCAGCCTTGGTGCTAGTCCCATCTATTATTTCGGTACGGAGGAACAGAAGAAACAATGGCTCGTTCCAATGGCAAAAGGGGAAACACTGGGCTCTTTCGGTCTGACAGAACCTAATGCCGGGTCCGATGCTGGGGGCACGAGAACCACAGCGATTTTAGACGGAAATGAATATGTTATTAATGGAGAAAAGTGCTGGATTACGAATGCGGGATTTGCTAGACAAGTTATTGTAACCGCTGTCACAGGGAGGCGGGATAACGGCCGACCGATTGTTTCAGCCATCATTGTGCCTACGAATACGCCAGGTGTTCAAATCTCTTGTGACTATGAAAAAATGGGAGTAAGAGCGTCTAATACTTGTCAAATTGTACTCGACAACGTGCTTGTGCCGAAAGAGAATTTGCTCGGCGATCCAGAAAAAGGATTCAGCCAATTTCTTTATACACTGGACGGAGGTCGAATATCCATTGCGGCTCTTTCTGTCGGCATTGCACAAGCAGCGTTTGAAAAAGCTCTTCGTTATGCTAAAGAACGATATCAGTTTGGTCAACCCATTTCAAAATTCCAGGCTATTCAATTTAAATTAGCGGATATGGCAATGGAGATTGAACTCGCTCGCAACCAAGTTTATAAAGCGGCATGGCTGAAGGATCAAGGAAAACCGTTCTCAAAAGAAGCGGCAATCGCCAAATTGTTTGCCTCCGAAATCGGTTTTCGCGTTTGCAATCAAGCGATTCAAATTCATGGAGGATATGGGTATATGCGTGAATATGATGTAGAGAGACACTTGCGCGATATAAAATTAATGGAAATCGGCGAAGGAACATCCGAAATCCAAAGGCTCGTCATCGCGCGTCAACTTGGTTGCTAA
- a CDS encoding TetR/AcrR family transcriptional regulator, with protein MGKKSLKEKIIDTALILFEKEGYHGVTVDRIVEQCGTSKGGFYHNFKSKDELLFHIHDIFISYVIEKAQEAYDRYTTPVSRMCAIIQSFTKVFGMYKPHITVFYQESTYLKGEFEININRKRKQYKNIILQIVREGQESGDFRSEVPAEITVMAVIGMVNWLYKWFHEEGPLSIEDIGKIYVDLIFHALLTEKGMKDPAAQEHLLRNQPVKR; from the coding sequence ATGGGAAAAAAATCATTGAAAGAAAAGATTATCGATACAGCGCTGATTCTTTTTGAAAAAGAAGGCTACCACGGGGTGACAGTTGATCGGATTGTAGAACAATGCGGCACATCCAAAGGCGGTTTTTATCACAACTTTAAATCGAAAGATGAATTGCTTTTTCACATTCATGATATTTTTATTTCTTATGTCATTGAAAAAGCGCAAGAAGCATATGATCGATATACGACGCCCGTTTCCAGAATGTGTGCCATCATTCAATCGTTTACGAAAGTATTTGGAATGTATAAACCCCACATCACTGTTTTTTACCAAGAAAGCACCTATCTTAAAGGAGAATTTGAGATCAACATCAATCGGAAGCGCAAACAATATAAAAATATCATTTTGCAAATTGTTCGGGAAGGGCAAGAATCCGGTGATTTTCGTTCAGAAGTCCCTGCTGAAATCACCGTCATGGCGGTCATCGGAATGGTGAACTGGTTGTATAAATGGTTTCATGAAGAAGGGCCGCTTTCCATTGAAGACATTGGAAAAATCTACGTTGATTTAATCTTTCATGCCCTTTTAACGGAAAAAGGCATGAAAGATCCGGCAGCACAAGAGCATCTGCTTCGAAATCAGCCGGTAAAGCGGTGA
- a CDS encoding CvfB family protein, which yields MAALQAGTVVTLKPDKEMPYGWFLTNGKDRVLLHKSGITDGFRPDEQVDVFIFQDRQGRLAATMIIPEIQIGRYGWAEVADVHRELGVFISIGIHKDILIAKGDLPPIMNVWPKKGGRLYCTLKTDRNGLLYAKLATEEVMKNLFVEASAKDFNKDVTGVVYRTLKSGTFVLTEEGYRGFIHESQRMEEPGLGETVHARIIDVKPDGSVNLSLLKRTHEAIEEDAAAILAYLQTRGGSMPYSDKSHPEDIQARFRMSKGAFKRAMGRLMKEGKIYQEEGWTYLKGSETRDQS from the coding sequence ATGGCTGCTCTGCAAGCAGGAACGGTGGTAACGTTAAAACCGGATAAAGAGATGCCATACGGCTGGTTTTTAACGAATGGGAAAGATAGAGTGCTTTTACATAAAAGCGGCATAACGGACGGTTTTCGTCCTGATGAACAAGTTGACGTATTTATCTTTCAAGATCGACAAGGAAGATTAGCGGCCACTATGATCATCCCGGAGATTCAAATCGGTCGCTACGGCTGGGCTGAAGTGGCGGATGTCCATCGTGAACTGGGCGTATTTATTTCTATTGGCATTCATAAAGATATTTTGATCGCGAAAGGAGACCTTCCACCGATCATGAACGTGTGGCCGAAAAAAGGAGGACGTCTCTATTGCACCTTGAAAACGGACCGGAACGGGCTTCTTTATGCCAAACTGGCAACGGAAGAAGTGATGAAAAATTTATTTGTAGAAGCATCGGCGAAGGATTTCAATAAAGATGTAACCGGCGTCGTATATCGTACGTTAAAGTCAGGAACCTTTGTTTTGACAGAGGAAGGGTACCGCGGATTTATTCACGAATCGCAGAGGATGGAAGAACCCGGCCTCGGCGAAACGGTCCACGCCAGAATTATCGATGTGAAACCAGACGGATCGGTCAATCTCTCCCTTCTGAAAAGAACTCATGAAGCGATCGAAGAAGACGCCGCTGCCATATTGGCTTATTTGCAAACGCGTGGCGGCTCGATGCCTTATAGCGACAAAAGCCACCCCGAAGATATCCAAGCTCGCTTCCGTATGAGCAAAGGGGCTTTTAAACGAGCAATGGGCCGACTGATGAAAGAGGGAAAAATTTATCAAGAAGAAGGATGGACCTATTTAAAGGGTTCTGAAACAAGGGATCAATCGTAA
- a CDS encoding LysM peptidoglycan-binding domain-containing protein: MHIHVIQRGENLFTLARRYGVSVEDISLANQLANPNQLVIGQALVIHSPGREYVVKQGDQLRQIADRFGISEQALADYNQIANPALIFAGQILFFPYSIYTVRPGDNLSRIAARFGVTVQQLLSANSLSNPNVLSPGQRLIVPAARRSVIEVNAYSASTDESSRQEVLRLGKYFTYLSPFSHSIREDGTLSPLNDDRLLQAATANRTETLLVLTNFVNGSFNSDRAAAILRNPSLQETLITNILSAVRSKGYRGVNFDFEYIYPQDRENYNAFLRRVVSRLRPLGISVSTALAPKERENQPGLLYEAHDYRAHGEIVDFVILMTYEWGWAGGRPWAIAPINKIKQVLDYAVTAIPRRKIMMGAPLYGRDWRIPWMEGTIARTISPQEAIQLAVRYRTSIEYSEAYQAPFFHYTDETGQRHEVWFEDARSMQAKMDIIKQYGLRGISYWVLGNPFPQNWAIQSRNFQPRKRM, encoded by the coding sequence TTGCACATTCATGTCATTCAGCGCGGTGAAAACTTATTCACCCTCGCACGTCGATACGGAGTTTCCGTAGAAGATATTTCACTTGCCAATCAATTGGCGAATCCAAATCAGCTTGTGATCGGGCAAGCGCTAGTTATTCACAGCCCCGGACGGGAATATGTAGTAAAACAGGGAGATCAGCTCCGGCAAATCGCTGACAGGTTCGGCATTTCTGAACAGGCGCTTGCAGATTACAATCAAATTGCCAATCCGGCGCTTATTTTTGCCGGGCAAATTCTGTTTTTTCCCTACTCGATCTACACCGTTCGTCCAGGAGATAATCTTAGTAGAATCGCTGCACGCTTTGGAGTCACTGTACAACAGCTTCTTTCAGCCAACTCCCTTTCAAATCCGAATGTGCTTTCACCAGGTCAACGACTCATCGTTCCAGCCGCGAGAAGGTCCGTCATTGAAGTGAACGCCTATTCCGCTAGTACAGACGAAAGCAGCCGGCAAGAGGTGTTGAGGCTTGGAAAATATTTTACGTATTTAAGCCCCTTCAGCCATTCCATACGCGAAGATGGAACCCTTTCACCATTAAACGACGATAGACTCCTTCAGGCAGCAACAGCCAATCGAACAGAGACTTTGCTGGTGTTGACCAATTTTGTGAACGGCAGTTTCAACTCGGACAGAGCCGCTGCCATTTTGCGAAATCCCTCTCTGCAAGAAACATTGATCACCAATATTTTATCGGCAGTACGTTCCAAAGGATACAGAGGGGTCAATTTTGATTTTGAATATATCTATCCTCAAGATAGAGAAAATTATAATGCATTTTTGCGGAGGGTCGTAAGCCGGCTCAGGCCATTAGGGATATCGGTATCCACGGCTCTCGCCCCTAAAGAAAGAGAAAACCAGCCCGGTTTATTATATGAAGCACATGATTACCGGGCTCACGGTGAAATCGTCGATTTTGTCATCTTAATGACGTACGAGTGGGGATGGGCCGGGGGAAGACCATGGGCCATCGCACCGATCAATAAAATCAAACAAGTTTTAGATTACGCCGTTACCGCCATTCCTAGAAGAAAAATTATGATGGGTGCACCGTTATACGGCCGCGATTGGAGAATTCCATGGATGGAAGGGACCATTGCACGCACCATCAGTCCGCAGGAAGCCATTCAGTTGGCCGTTCGCTATCGAACAAGCATCGAATATAGCGAGGCATACCAGGCCCCGTTCTTTCATTACACTGATGAAACCGGCCAGCGGCATGAAGTATGGTTTGAAGATGCCCGCAGCATGCAGGCAAAAATGGATATCATTAAACAATACGGATTGCGCGGAATCAGTTATTGGGTTCTTGGCAACCCGTTTCCTCAAAACTGGGCCATTCAAAGCCGCAACTTTCAACCAAGAAAAAGAATGTAA
- a CDS encoding saccharopine dehydrogenase family protein, with protein sequence MKALVLGAGLMGKEAARDLVNSDGVEFVTLADVDTEKAKLACADLHSPKIHPVFVDAGDETQLVQLMRKHDIALNALFYSFNYAVAKAAIAAGVHSVDLGGHIGHVTDRVLELNKAAEGAGVTLIPDLGVAPGMINILSGYGASQLDEVKEIKIYVGGIPVKPDPPFEYNHVFSMEGVFDHYTDPSLIIRNGRKVEVPSLSEIEPIYFEKFGPLEAFHTAGGTSTLSRTFPHLDVLEYKTIRYPGHAQKFQLLVDLNLTRKDYEVEVNGQKIKPRDVFLKVIDPIVDLKGKDDVVLLRVITVGRKYGRRSVHTFEMTTYNDRIHKVTAMARSTAYTLSVVAQMIGTGTIQKRGVHPPETIVPGKEYIKEMAKRGVLIKEKVH encoded by the coding sequence ATGAAAGCTTTAGTGTTAGGAGCAGGTCTTATGGGGAAAGAGGCGGCCCGGGATTTAGTGAATAGCGATGGGGTGGAGTTCGTAACGTTGGCTGATGTAGATACCGAAAAAGCTAAGCTGGCATGCGCCGATCTGCACTCGCCAAAGATTCATCCCGTTTTTGTAGATGCGGGCGACGAAACCCAACTGGTGCAATTGATGCGAAAGCATGATATTGCATTAAATGCATTGTTCTATTCTTTTAATTATGCGGTTGCGAAGGCGGCGATTGCTGCCGGCGTCCATTCGGTCGATCTTGGCGGGCATATCGGCCATGTGACCGATCGTGTTTTGGAACTGAACAAAGCGGCGGAGGGTGCCGGCGTTACTTTAATTCCTGATTTGGGGGTAGCGCCAGGTATGATTAATATTTTGTCCGGATATGGGGCGAGTCAATTAGACGAAGTAAAAGAAATCAAAATTTATGTTGGCGGCATCCCCGTTAAGCCTGATCCTCCCTTTGAATACAATCATGTATTTTCAATGGAAGGTGTGTTTGACCATTATACGGATCCTTCGCTGATAATCCGCAACGGACGAAAAGTGGAAGTTCCCTCATTGTCAGAAATAGAGCCAATTTATTTCGAAAAGTTTGGTCCCCTTGAAGCCTTTCATACGGCAGGAGGAACCTCTACTCTTTCCCGCACTTTTCCCCATCTCGATGTTTTAGAGTATAAAACCATCCGCTATCCGGGCCATGCGCAAAAATTCCAATTGCTCGTCGATTTGAATTTAACGAGGAAAGATTATGAAGTTGAAGTGAATGGACAAAAAATCAAGCCTCGGGATGTTTTTTTGAAAGTGATCGACCCGATTGTCGATTTAAAAGGCAAAGATGATGTCGTATTGTTGCGGGTTATCACTGTAGGAAGAAAGTATGGGAGAAGATCGGTTCATACATTTGAAATGACGACTTATAACGATCGAATTCATAAAGTGACTGCCATGGCGAGATCGACGGCTTACACTCTTTCCGTTGTTGCTCAAATGATCGGAACGGGTACGATTCAAAAGCGTGGGGTGCACCCGCCGGAGACAATCGTTCCCGGCAAGGAATACATCAAGGAAATGGCCAAAAGAGGGGTATTAATTAAGGAAAAAGTGCATTAA
- a CDS encoding M20 family metallopeptidase has protein sequence MEKVFSELDAIFPETVSLRRFFHQYPELSFQEEKTPAKISEYLNDLGVKTRTMVGGRGVVGIIQGEQPGKTVAIRADFDALPIQDEKQVPYRSKVPGVMHACGHDAHTALLLSVAKAFQTYRGHIKGNIVLIHQFAEEVPPGGALPMIKDGCLDGVDAIFGTHLWTPIPVGKIAIRKGPIMAAADNFTAVIKGKGGHGGQPHETIDPILIAANYLQLLQQIPSRSINPVESAVISVGSFHAGETFNVIPDQAVIKGTVRTFKPEIQNLIIEQMETLLRTLCLAKKADYEFRYEKGYPPVVNHSKETELAAACAKKVVGIENVFETDPLMVGEDFSYYLQKVPGTFFLTGAGNHEKLASFPHHHAKFDIDERAMLYAAKVLAAAAIQYLQN, from the coding sequence ATTGAGAAAGTGTTCAGCGAGCTGGATGCGATTTTTCCGGAAACGGTCTCATTAAGAAGATTTTTTCATCAATATCCAGAACTTTCTTTTCAAGAGGAAAAAACACCGGCTAAAATTTCGGAATATTTAAATGATTTAGGGGTTAAAACGAGAACGATGGTAGGCGGAAGAGGTGTAGTCGGCATCATTCAAGGAGAACAGCCAGGAAAAACAGTGGCGATTCGGGCTGATTTTGATGCACTGCCTATACAAGATGAAAAACAAGTTCCTTACCGTTCGAAAGTACCTGGCGTCATGCATGCCTGCGGACATGATGCCCATACGGCCCTGCTCTTGTCGGTCGCAAAAGCGTTTCAAACCTATCGTGGTCATATAAAAGGAAACATTGTCCTCATTCATCAGTTTGCTGAGGAAGTGCCTCCCGGCGGTGCTCTTCCGATGATTAAGGATGGCTGTCTGGACGGAGTGGATGCCATATTTGGCACCCATCTTTGGACACCGATTCCCGTTGGAAAAATAGCCATTCGAAAAGGACCGATCATGGCGGCAGCTGACAATTTTACAGCGGTGATCAAAGGAAAAGGAGGACATGGCGGCCAGCCGCATGAAACGATCGATCCCATCTTAATAGCAGCTAATTATCTTCAACTGCTTCAACAAATCCCTTCACGATCGATTAATCCAGTGGAGTCCGCTGTTATTTCCGTTGGTTCTTTTCATGCAGGAGAAACATTTAATGTGATTCCGGATCAAGCGGTGATCAAAGGGACGGTTCGAACGTTCAAGCCGGAAATTCAGAATTTGATCATCGAACAGATGGAAACACTTTTGCGAACTCTTTGCCTGGCGAAAAAAGCGGATTATGAATTCCGTTATGAAAAAGGCTATCCACCGGTAGTAAATCATTCAAAAGAAACCGAATTAGCAGCTGCATGTGCGAAAAAAGTGGTGGGAATCGAAAATGTTTTCGAAACAGACCCTTTAATGGTAGGAGAAGATTTCTCCTATTATTTACAAAAAGTACCGGGGACGTTTTTCTTAACCGGAGCCGGAAACCATGAAAAGCTCGCTTCTTTCCCTCATCATCATGCAAAATTCGACATTGATGAACGTGCCATGCTTTATGCAGCCAAGGTGCTGGCAGCAGCGGCCATCCAATATTTGCAAAATTGA
- a CDS encoding S66 peptidase family protein, with amino-acid sequence MFPARLEPGDEIRVIAPSTSMALVKGEQLQLAKERLENLGFHVTFGQHVEEHDEFFSTSVEHRLEDLHEAFQDKQVKAILTAVGGYNSNQLLKEMDYDLIKEHPKILCGCGDTTALQLAIYRKTGLITYYGPHFSTLGMKVPSDYTMQCFLEALTNDAPFDIEPSKQWSDDKWHVEKEDRIYYPQSDYDILQEGEGEGTLVGGHLSTVNLLQGTEFMPSLKDAVLFLEDDEECHPFAFDRQLQSLLHLPDVEGIKAIIIGRFQKNSNMTLEALKKMIHSKKELKGVPVIANVNFGHTDPIATIPIGGQASIHAENGEVSISVYPNS; translated from the coding sequence ATGTTTCCAGCAAGATTGGAACCGGGGGATGAAATCCGTGTCATCGCTCCTTCGACCAGTATGGCGCTTGTCAAAGGAGAGCAGCTGCAATTAGCCAAAGAACGATTAGAGAATTTGGGCTTTCATGTTACATTTGGCCAACATGTCGAGGAGCATGATGAATTTTTTTCTACTTCGGTTGAACACCGTCTTGAAGATTTACACGAAGCTTTTCAAGATAAACAAGTAAAAGCGATATTAACGGCGGTCGGAGGCTATAACAGCAACCAGCTTTTAAAAGAAATGGATTACGACTTGATCAAAGAACACCCTAAAATTTTGTGCGGATGCGGCGACACTACCGCTCTTCAACTGGCGATTTACCGGAAAACCGGCCTTATTACGTACTACGGGCCTCATTTTTCAACATTGGGCATGAAAGTGCCATCCGATTATACGATGCAATGTTTTTTGGAGGCGCTCACAAATGATGCTCCTTTCGACATTGAACCTTCTAAGCAGTGGAGCGATGACAAATGGCATGTAGAGAAAGAGGACCGAATCTATTATCCGCAATCCGATTACGACATCCTTCAAGAAGGTGAAGGAGAAGGCACTCTTGTCGGCGGACATTTATCGACTGTAAATTTGCTGCAAGGGACGGAATTTATGCCTTCATTAAAGGACGCTGTGCTTTTTCTTGAGGACGATGAAGAATGCCATCCATTCGCGTTTGACCGACAGCTTCAATCTTTGCTGCATCTTCCGGACGTTGAAGGGATCAAAGCCATCATCATCGGCCGTTTTCAAAAAAATTCAAACATGACACTCGAAGCATTAAAGAAAATGATTCACAGCAAGAAAGAATTAAAAGGAGTGCCGGTTATTGCGAATGTCAACTTTGGGCATACCGATCCAATCGCCACCATTCCGATTGGCGGACAAGCTTCCATTCATGCTGAAAATGGCGAAGTCTCCATTTCGGTGTATCCGAACAGCTAA
- a CDS encoding YnfA family protein gives MGRAAALFLLAGLAEIGGGYLIWLWIREQYSFWYGVIGAIVLVLYGIIPTLQSYPAFGRVYAAYGGVFIFLSVLWGWGVDRKTPDLYDWLGALICLVGVGVILWAPRH, from the coding sequence ATGGGAAGAGCGGCGGCTTTGTTTTTGCTGGCGGGATTGGCGGAAATCGGCGGCGGTTATTTGATTTGGCTGTGGATTCGGGAACAATATTCATTCTGGTACGGGGTTATTGGAGCGATTGTACTTGTCCTGTATGGTATCATTCCAACGTTACAAAGCTATCCGGCATTCGGGCGAGTTTATGCCGCTTATGGCGGTGTCTTTATTTTTCTTTCTGTCCTGTGGGGATGGGGAGTCGATAGAAAAACGCCCGATTTATATGATTGGCTCGGTGCTTTGATTTGTTTAGTGGGAGTTGGCGTGATTCTTTGGGCGCCGAGGCATTAG
- a CDS encoding PTS ascorbate transporter subunit IIC, whose product MLDFLMKDILGTPAILVGIFALVGLLLQKKNAAETVSGTLKTIMGFVILSGGANILVGALDIFSKMFQHAFRIQGVIPNNEAIVAIAQKTFGSETALIMVFGMIVNIILARITPFKYIFLTGHHTLFMACLISAVLATGGITGVPLVIIGSIILGLLMVISPAILQPFVRQITGSDDIAVGHFGSFGYFVAGFLGKVFGNKERTTEEIKVPKSLGFLRDTSVAVSLTMCILFFIVAGFAGPAFIEKELSGGTNFLVFSFMQSITFAAGVYIILSGVRLIIAEIVPAFKGIADKFVKDAKPALDCPTVFPFAPNAVIIGFLTSFVAGLVSMFLLPLFHLKVIVPGLVPHFFTGAAAGVFGNATGGRRGAVIGSFANGLLISFLPAILLPVLGSLGFEGTTFGDADFGIVGILLGYLMKLFS is encoded by the coding sequence ATGCTGGACTTTTTAATGAAGGACATCTTAGGGACTCCCGCCATTTTAGTCGGCATATTTGCGCTTGTCGGTTTGCTGCTGCAAAAGAAAAATGCGGCAGAAACGGTGTCTGGAACGTTAAAGACGATTATGGGATTTGTGATTTTAAGCGGCGGAGCGAATATTCTCGTAGGCGCCCTTGATATTTTTAGTAAAATGTTTCAACATGCCTTTCGCATTCAAGGCGTTATTCCCAACAATGAAGCGATAGTGGCCATCGCCCAAAAAACATTTGGTAGTGAAACGGCATTAATAATGGTATTTGGTATGATCGTGAATATTATTTTGGCTAGGATTACCCCTTTTAAATACATTTTTTTAACCGGACATCATACTTTATTCATGGCTTGTTTAATTTCTGCCGTTCTGGCAACGGGCGGAATAACCGGAGTACCCCTTGTTATTATTGGATCGATCATTCTCGGATTATTAATGGTAATTTCTCCTGCGATTCTGCAGCCGTTCGTACGCCAAATTACGGGTTCGGATGATATTGCCGTAGGACACTTTGGTTCCTTTGGCTACTTTGTGGCCGGATTTTTGGGCAAAGTATTCGGAAACAAGGAACGTACAACGGAAGAAATAAAAGTCCCGAAATCACTGGGATTTTTGCGGGATACTTCAGTAGCCGTATCGTTGACAATGTGCATCTTGTTCTTCATCGTTGCCGGTTTCGCCGGTCCTGCATTTATCGAAAAGGAGCTAAGCGGCGGAACGAATTTCTTAGTCTTTTCTTTTATGCAATCGATTACCTTTGCCGCCGGAGTGTATATCATTTTATCGGGCGTTCGTTTGATCATCGCAGAAATTGTTCCTGCGTTTAAAGGGATAGCCGATAAGTTTGTAAAAGATGCGAAACCTGCGCTGGATTGCCCAACTGTTTTTCCTTTTGCGCCAAATGCCGTTATTATCGGATTTTTAACTAGTTTTGTGGCCGGGCTGGTTTCGATGTTTTTGCTTCCTTTGTTCCACTTAAAAGTTATTGTGCCCGGTCTTGTTCCTCACTTTTTCACAGGAGCAGCGGCGGGTGTGTTCGGAAATGCGACCGGTGGCCGAAGAGGCGCTGTGATCGGCTCATTCGCAAACGGACTGCTGATCTCGTTTTTGCCGGCTATTCTCCTTCCGGTCCTCGGATCGCTTGGTTTCGAAGGAACAACGTTCGGTGACGCTGACTTTGGCATTGTCGGTATTCTTCTTGGCTATTTGATGAAATTGTTTTCTTAA